In the Phenylobacterium soli genome, AACACGGTCTCGATCTCCCGGTCGAGCTGCTGGTTCATGGCGGTCATCTGGAATTCGTATTCGAAGTCGGCCACCGCGCGCAGGCCACGGACGATCACCGAGGCCTCCACCTGGCGAGCGAAGTGCATCAGCAGGCCTTCGAACGGCTGGACGACGATCTCGGCGCGATTGCGGAGCGGCTCGACCGCCTCCTCGACGATGGCCACCCGCTCGTCGAGGGAGAACATCGGCCCCTTGCCGGTGTTGATCGCCACCCCGATGACCAGCCGGTCCACCAGCTTCACGGCCCGACCGATGATGTCGGTGTGGCCGTTCGTGATCGGGTCGAACGTTCCCGGATAGAGCCCGATACGCGTCATGCGCCGTAGGTCCCCCAACTGGTCCGCTCCGCCTTTCGCCGCCGTAGGGAGTTCTGGCAAGCGCTAAGTTGCCCGGAAGGACCTCAGGCCTAACCTTGCGGCGCCTGGTCCTCGCCGCCGGCCTCGCCCTCGGGTTGATCCGCCTCTTCCTGCTCGCCCTGATCGGGCAGGCGTTCGACGGAGACCACGTGCTCGTCCTCGTGCTTGCGGAAGATGATCACGCCCTGGGTGTTGCGGCCGGCCAGGCGAACCTGGTTCACCGGAACGCGGATGAGCTGGCCCTGGTCGCTGACCAGCAGGATCTGGTCGCCGTCCTCCACCGGGAACGAGCCGGCCAGCTTGCCGCCCCGCTTGGTGAGGTCCTGGGCGAGCAGGCCCTGGCCGCCGCGGCCCGTGCGGCGGAACTCGTAGGCCGAGGTCCGCTTGCCGTAGCCTTCCGTCGAGACGGTGAGCAGGATCTCCTCCGCCGCGCCCATCTCGGCGATGCGGTCCGGCGTCAGCGAGGCCTCGCCTGCACCCTCCTCCTCGTCGTCCGGAACGGAAGCCTCCTCCTCGCCCTCGCCCATGGCCGCGCGCATCAGGCGAGCGTGCTTGAGATAGGCGGCGCGCTCGGCCGGGCTCGCCGGAGCCGTGCGCAGGATGGCCATGGAGATGACCACGTCGCCCTCGGCCAGGCGGATGCCGCGCACACCGGTGGAGTCCCGGCCGGCGAAGACACGGACCTCTTCGGTGGCGAAACGGATGCAGCGGCCGAGCGCGGTGGTCAGCAGGATGTCGTTCTGGCCCGCGTTGCAGACGCCGACGCCGACGATCGCGTCGCCGTCGTCGAGCTTCATGGCGATCTTGCCGTTGCGGCGGATGTCCACGAAGTCGGAGAGCTTGTTGCGCCGCACGTTGCCCGAGCGGGTGGCGAACATCACGTCGTACTGATCCCAGCTCGCCTCGTCCTCAGGCAGCGCCAGGATGGAGGTGATGCTTTCGCCCGGCTCGATCGGCAGCAGGTTGACGAAGGCCTTGCCGCGGCTGGTCGGCGTGCCGAGCGGCAGGCGCCAGACCTTCAGCTTGTAGGCCTTGCCGCCCGAGGAGAAGAACAGCATCGGCGTGTGGGTGTTGGCGGAGAAGACGCGGGTGACCGCATCCTCTTCCTTGGTCGCCATGCCCGAGCGCCCCTTCCCGCCCCGGTGCTGGGTCCGGTAGATCGACAGCGGCGTGCGCTTCACATAGCCGCCGTGCGTCACGGTGATGACCATCTCCTCGCGAGCGATCAGGTCCTCGTCCTCGACGTCGGCGTCGCCCTCGACGATCTCGGTGCGCCGCGGCACGGCGAAGCGCTCGCGCACCTCCACCAACTCCTCGCGGACAATGCCCATCACCTTCTCGCGGGAGGCCAGGATCTCGAGGAAGCCCTTGATCGCCTCGGCCAGGGTCTCGGCCTCGCCGAAGATTTCGTCACGGCCGAGGCCCGTCAGGCGCGACAGGGTCAGGGCCAGGATGGCGCGGGCCTGCTCGTCGGTCAGCCGGATGCGCGCGCCGTCCACCACCACGGTGCGCGGATCGGCGATCAGCTCCACCAGCGGCAGCATGTCCCCGGCCGGCCAGTCGCGGGCCACCAGGCGCTCGCGGGCCTCGGCGGGATCCTTGGACGAGCGGATGATGTGGATGAACTCGTCGATGTTGGCGACGGCGATGGCCAGGCCGACCAAGACGTGGCCGCGGTCGCGCGCCTTGCCGAGCTCGAACTTGGTCCGCCGCACGACCACTTCCTCGCGGAAGTCGACGAAGGCGGCGATCATCTCCCGCAGCCCCATCTGCTCGGGCCGGCCGCGGTTCAGCGCCAGAGCGTTGACGCCGAACGAGGTCTGCAGCGGGGTGTAGCGGTAGAGCTGGTTGAGGATCACGTCCGCCGGGGCGTCGCGCTTCATCTCGACGACGATGCGCATGCCGTCGCGGTCGCTCTCGTCGCGCAGGTCGGCGATGCCCTCGATCCGCTTCTCGCGGACCAGCTCGGCGATGCGCTCGACCAGGGCGGCCTTGTTCACCTGGTAGGGGATCGCGGTGATGACGATCGCCTCGCGGTCCTTGCGGATCTCCTCGACGCTGGCCTTGCCGCGCATCACCACCGAGCCGCGACCCGACAGCAGCGCCTGGCGCGGCGCCGTACGGCCGATGATCTCGCCGCCGGTCGGGAAGTCCGGGCCGGGCACGATGTCCAGCAGCTCGTCCGTGCCGATCTCGGGGTTGTCGATCAGCGCCAGACAGGCGTCGACCACCTCGCCGAGGTTGTGCGGCGGAATGTTGGTGGCCATGCCGACGGCGATGCCGCCGGCGCCGTTGACCAGCAGGTTGGGGATCCGCGAGGGCAGGACCACCGGCTCCTGCTCGGAACCGTCGTAGTTGTCCTTGAAGTCGACCGTGTCCTTGTCGAGGTCGGCCAGAATCGACATGGAGGCGTGGGTCAGGCGGCACTCGGTGTAGCGCATGGCCGCCGGGGGGTCGTTGTCCACCGAGCCGAAGTTGCCCTGGCCGTCGATCAGCAGCAGGCCCATCGAGAACGGCTGGGCCATCCGCACCAGGGTGTCGTAGATCGCGAGGTCGCCGTGCGGGTGGTACTTACCCATCACGTCGCCGACGACGCGGGCCGACTTCACATAGCCGCGGTCAGGGGTGTGCCCCTGCTCGTTCATCGAGAACAGGATGCGCCGGTGCACCGGCTTCAGGCCGTCGCGCACATCCGGAAGCGCGCGGCTGACGATCACGCTCATGGCGTAGTCGAGATACGAGCGCTTCAGCTCATCCTCGATGGCGATAGGCGCGATGCCCCCCTGCCGGTCGGCGGGAGGCGTGGTGTTGTCATCGGTCAAGGGAGGGATTTCGCCGTTCGAATCGAGACGCTTATGTGGGGATCATGGTTAGCACCCTGAAGGCCCGGGCGCCATCTCTGCGCGCGCATGCGTACGCATGCGCGTACGCGTGAGGCGCTCAGCGCATCGGCTCGGCGACCGCGAGGATCTCGTCGTGGGTGATGGGTTGCGGCGCGAACGGCTGGACGCCGCCGGCGGCGATGCGCGCCTCCAGGGCCTCGATGAACCGCTCTGGCTGGGGAACCGGCAGCTCGACCAGCAGGTCCGGACCATAGCGCCACCAGGCGAGCGCGCGGAGCCGCTCGACGAGCGCCTCGGGAAAGCGCATCCGCAGCACTCGGGCCGGGGCCCCGACCATCACCGCGTAGGGCGGAACGTCCTCGAGGATCAGGCTGCGCGCGCCGATCACCGCCCCATCGCCGATGCTCACCCCGGGGCCGATGGAGGCCTGGTCGCCGATCCAGACGTCGTGGCCGAGGCGGATGCGTTGGTCGGGCGGGCTGAAGGTCCACTGGTTAGCGGCGTCGCCACGGACGTGATCGCGGAAATAGGTCATGACGCCCTGCAGCGGGCCGGCGCCATAGCTGAACGGCGAAGTGCTGGCCCAATCGAGCGGGTGAGGGTCGCCGATCCAGGTCACGCCGCTGCCGATCGAGCCATAGCGACCGATCTCCAGCCGCCCGTCGAGCTGGGAGTGGCTGTAGGTGAAGGCTCCCATGGAAGCCGGCAGCAGGTAGCCGAAGAACATCTGCGCGTGGGGCTCGAGCCGGCAGTCCTCGGGGACCGAGATCCGCTCGCCGACCTTCAGCCTGTCGCCGCGCCAGGCGGCGTGCGCGAACCGCCGCTCGCGGAGCAGGTCGAGGAGGCCCTGGGTGACGATCACGGCGGTCATGGCCGGGCTCTACCATGGCCCGCCCGAGCCGCGACAGACCCGCGCGTGACCGCAGCCGGCGAAGCGCCTAGGTTGGCGCCAGGAGAGTCACCGTCCATGCCGTTCTTGTCCGGCGAGGCCGCGCCCTGGTTCAGGGCGCCCACGCTGTCCAGCCCCGAGTTCCTGTTCGACACCGCCGCGGGGCGCTACGTCCTCCTGCTCTTCCCGCCGAGCGACGGCGCGCCCAAGGCCGAGGCCCTGCAGCAGTTGATGATCCATCGGGCGCTGCTCGACGACGTCCGCGTCTCGGCCTTCGTGGTGCTGCGCGAGCCCGAACGGGTGAAGGGGGCGGCCGACGCCCGTGGCCTGCGCTGGTTCCGCGACGAGGACGGCGCCGTCAGCCGGCTCTACGGGGCTCTCGACGCGGAAGGTCGTGAGCGGCCTTTCTGGCTCGTCCTCGACCCGACCCTGCGGGTGATGTGGGAGGCTCCGGCCGAGGCCGGTGACGATGTCTTCCGCAGGCTGTGGTCGCTGCCGCCGCCGGCCGAGCACGCCGGGCTGTCCGTTCCCGCCCCGGTGCTGATCGCCCCGCGGGTGTTCGAGCCCGAGCTCTGCGCCCGGCTGATCCGCATGGTGGAGACCCAGGGCTCGACCTTCAGCGGCGTGATGCGCGACCAGGGCGAGGTCACCGTCGCCGTCATGGACGAGCTCAAGAAGCGCCGCGACCTGCTGATCGAGGATCCGGCGCTGCAGGCGGAGATCCGCGACCGCTTCGAGCGGCGGCTGTTCCCGCTTGTCCAGCGGGCGTTCGGCTTCGAGGTCACCGAGGTCGAGCGCTACCTGGTCACCTGCTACGACGCGGCCGACGGCGGCGTCTTCCACGCCCACCGCGACAACTTCACGTTCCAGACCGCGCACCGCAAGTTCGCCTGCTCGATCCTGCTCAACGACGATTTCGAGGGCGGCGACCTGCGGTTTCCAGAATTCGGAGCCCAGCCCTACCGCCCTCCGGCCGGGGCGGCGGCCGTCTTCGCCTGCGGCCTGTTGCACGAGGTGAGCCGCGTGACCTCTGGCCGCCGCTACGCCTTCGTGCCCTTCTTCTTCGACGCCGAAGGCCGCAAGGTGCGGGAGGCCTACGCGGAGCGTATCAGGGCCCAGCAGGCCACCTGAACCCCACGCGGCGCCGTCCGTCATGCGCGGTTCAGCAGCGTTCGAGCATGCTCTGGTGATGAGGACTTCCTATATGCCGCCCATGACCCACCTCAGCGCCCCCGCCCTCACCGCAAGCTTCGCCGCCGCGGCCGCCCTCCTCGGGCCGCTGGCGGCGCACGCCCAGACCACCATCCAGCCCGGCTATTGGGAGACCACCAGCCAGGTGATCTCGCCCTTCCCGACCAAGAAGGTCGAGAAGCGCTGCATCCGGGCCGAGGACGTGGAGAAGGTGATCGCCGGCTCGCCGAACCACAACTACACCTGCACCTATCCGACCAAGGAGATCGGCGGCGGCAAGATCCGCCTGGCCGGCAGCTGCAAGACCAAGCACGGCGATCCGGTGCCGATCTCCAGCGATGGGGTCTACACGGCCACGACGCTCAGGATGGACGCTTATATCCGTCCAAAGCTCGGCGGCCTGACGGTGCCCGTCCACGCCCGCACGGCGGCGACCCGCATCGGCGACGTCTGCCCGACGGCCCAGGTCGCCAAGTAAGCCCGGCGCACGCCCCAAAACGCCGAAGCCCCGCCGTCTCGCAACGGCGGGGCTCTGCTGCGGCTCTGACCCGAAGGCGCCTGCCGCTGCCCCCCGACAACGGCCGACGCCCGAAGGCCGTTCCGTGATCAGAACGGTTATGCGGACCAAATTGCGTCAACAGCGGCGTAAGCCACTGATTTGAAATCCGTTCAGGTCTGCAATTCGCGCAGTTTGACAACAAGCTCGGCAGGAGCGGCGTGCGCCGACCGGCGCGCGCACGCCGCGTGTCAATAAAAGCACCAATGGAGAGTGAGAGAGGGGGGGCGGGGGGAGAGAGCGAGAGGGCCGGCCGCGGGACGCTGTATAAAAGGCGTCGGAATGGCTGTCCCGCTGGAGCGGCGTCGAGGCCGGTTCCGCGTCTCGCCAGGATACGAGCTGGTGTGGGCGCCTGGAGCGCTGGTGCGTTCAGAGGCGACCGGACGCTTCACACGCCCGACCGCCTCCGAGGCTAGCCGACTAGCAGACCGGTTCATCGATCTCCGGCTGGAAATCACGGTCGGCGGGCTCATCAGGCTGGCTAGCGCCGTTCGACCTCGAGCCCTGCAGCACGGTGAGTTGGTGCTGCGGACCGGACATGGCGATCTTGGCCCGAGACTGCTTGACGCCACCCTTTTCGAACTCGTCGTAACGCAGGATGCCAGTGACTTCGACCAGATCGCCCTTCTGGACGTAGGCTTCGAGGAACTTCACCGTGCCCTGCATGAAGGTCTCGACGGTGTGCCAGGTGGTGCGAGACTTGCGTTCTCCGTCCTTCTTCCAACGCTCTTCGGTGGCGATCCGGAAGGTGGCGACCTTGGCGCCGTTGTTGGTCGTGCGGAACTCAGGGTTGGTCCCCAGTCGGCCGATCAGGGTCACGCGGTTGGCGGTCATCTTGGTAATCCTTCAGCTCGACCGGCCCGAACCTTCGGACCGGCACGCGGTCATCGCCGCGATCACGTCCCGCCAAGGACCGGGCAGACAGGGCCGGGGCGAAAGCCCGAGGCCGGTGGAAGCCGGCCTGCACAAGCGAAGCGCGGAAGGCCGGAGGGTCCGCCGCCCTCGCCTCGCGCAGCGGGGTTGGCTTTTGGACCGGTCCGCCCCGGTCAGGGATCGTGATTGAGAGCGGCGCACCGCCATGCCGGATGGTTCAGCCCCCGCGAGTTGGACTACCCAGACCGGCAACCCTCCCCTGGCGGACCGGGGACGGCATGGTTCCGATCGCCCGGGCGCACATCCCGCATGCCTGCGCTCGCTGCCGGTTCGGTGGGGAAAGGCGCCCGAAGGAC is a window encoding:
- a CDS encoding DUF3617 domain-containing protein translates to MTHLSAPALTASFAAAAALLGPLAAHAQTTIQPGYWETTSQVISPFPTKKVEKRCIRAEDVEKVIAGSPNHNYTCTYPTKEIGGGKIRLAGSCKTKHGDPVPISSDGVYTATTLRMDAYIRPKLGGLTVPVHARTAATRIGDVCPTAQVAK
- the gyrA gene encoding DNA gyrase subunit A; amino-acid sequence: MTDDNTTPPADRQGGIAPIAIEDELKRSYLDYAMSVIVSRALPDVRDGLKPVHRRILFSMNEQGHTPDRGYVKSARVVGDVMGKYHPHGDLAIYDTLVRMAQPFSMGLLLIDGQGNFGSVDNDPPAAMRYTECRLTHASMSILADLDKDTVDFKDNYDGSEQEPVVLPSRIPNLLVNGAGGIAVGMATNIPPHNLGEVVDACLALIDNPEIGTDELLDIVPGPDFPTGGEIIGRTAPRQALLSGRGSVVMRGKASVEEIRKDREAIVITAIPYQVNKAALVERIAELVREKRIEGIADLRDESDRDGMRIVVEMKRDAPADVILNQLYRYTPLQTSFGVNALALNRGRPEQMGLREMIAAFVDFREEVVVRRTKFELGKARDRGHVLVGLAIAVANIDEFIHIIRSSKDPAEARERLVARDWPAGDMLPLVELIADPRTVVVDGARIRLTDEQARAILALTLSRLTGLGRDEIFGEAETLAEAIKGFLEILASREKVMGIVREELVEVRERFAVPRRTEIVEGDADVEDEDLIAREEMVITVTHGGYVKRTPLSIYRTQHRGGKGRSGMATKEEDAVTRVFSANTHTPMLFFSSGGKAYKLKVWRLPLGTPTSRGKAFVNLLPIEPGESITSILALPEDEASWDQYDVMFATRSGNVRRNKLSDFVDIRRNGKIAMKLDDGDAIVGVGVCNAGQNDILLTTALGRCIRFATEEVRVFAGRDSTGVRGIRLAEGDVVISMAILRTAPASPAERAAYLKHARLMRAAMGEGEEEASVPDDEEEGAGEASLTPDRIAEMGAAEEILLTVSTEGYGKRTSAYEFRRTGRGGQGLLAQDLTKRGGKLAGSFPVEDGDQILLVSDQGQLIRVPVNQVRLAGRNTQGVIIFRKHEDEHVVSVERLPDQGEQEEADQPEGEAGGEDQAPQG
- a CDS encoding single-stranded DNA-binding protein, with the protein product MTANRVTLIGRLGTNPEFRTTNNGAKVATFRIATEERWKKDGERKSRTTWHTVETFMQGTVKFLEAYVQKGDLVEVTGILRYDEFEKGGVKQSRAKIAMSGPQHQLTVLQGSRSNGASQPDEPADRDFQPEIDEPVC
- a CDS encoding CatB-related O-acetyltransferase, which codes for MTAVIVTQGLLDLLRERRFAHAAWRGDRLKVGERISVPEDCRLEPHAQMFFGYLLPASMGAFTYSHSQLDGRLEIGRYGSIGSGVTWIGDPHPLDWASTSPFSYGAGPLQGVMTYFRDHVRGDAANQWTFSPPDQRIRLGHDVWIGDQASIGPGVSIGDGAVIGARSLILEDVPPYAVMVGAPARVLRMRFPEALVERLRALAWWRYGPDLLVELPVPQPERFIEALEARIAAGGVQPFAPQPITHDEILAVAEPMR
- the coaD gene encoding pantetheine-phosphate adenylyltransferase, giving the protein MTRIGLYPGTFDPITNGHTDIIGRAVKLVDRLVIGVAINTGKGPMFSLDERVAIVEEAVEPLRNRAEIVVQPFEGLLMHFARQVEASVIVRGLRAVADFEYEFQMTAMNQQLDREIETVFLMADPRHQAIASRLVKEIAILGGEIGKFVSPAVAERLLEKVGRS
- a CDS encoding 2OG-Fe(II) oxygenase, which gives rise to MPFLSGEAAPWFRAPTLSSPEFLFDTAAGRYVLLLFPPSDGAPKAEALQQLMIHRALLDDVRVSAFVVLREPERVKGAADARGLRWFRDEDGAVSRLYGALDAEGRERPFWLVLDPTLRVMWEAPAEAGDDVFRRLWSLPPPAEHAGLSVPAPVLIAPRVFEPELCARLIRMVETQGSTFSGVMRDQGEVTVAVMDELKKRRDLLIEDPALQAEIRDRFERRLFPLVQRAFGFEVTEVERYLVTCYDAADGGVFHAHRDNFTFQTAHRKFACSILLNDDFEGGDLRFPEFGAQPYRPPAGAAAVFACGLLHEVSRVTSGRRYAFVPFFFDAEGRKVREAYAERIRAQQAT